In one window of Bifidobacterium sp. WK041_4_12 DNA:
- the uppP gene encoding undecaprenyl-diphosphatase UppP, whose translation MNFFEAIFFGIIQGLTEFLPVSSSAHIRIIGAVLGDDPGAAFTAIIQIGTEAAVLLYFRHDIARILSHWYRCLIGTNGTDMHSRFGAGDKDASMGWYIIVGTMPIVIAGVLFQKRIETSLRNLWVTVSVLIIFGLLLWYFDAKSKQIKKLDDMNMKEAALFGVGQMLALIPGVSRSGGTITFGRAMGYTREAAARVSFLMAIPAVFGAAVLETIKAIGDASSEPGFPGWGATICATIVSFIVGYMVIIAFLKIISTFSYKGFAIYRIVVAVIVAILLIAGVILPLAGPQS comes from the coding sequence ATGAATTTCTTCGAGGCGATTTTCTTCGGCATTATTCAGGGGTTGACTGAATTTCTGCCGGTTTCTTCAAGTGCGCATATTCGCATCATCGGCGCTGTGCTGGGAGATGATCCAGGGGCGGCTTTCACGGCCATCATTCAGATCGGCACGGAGGCTGCCGTTCTGCTGTATTTCAGGCATGACATCGCGAGAATTCTCTCGCATTGGTATCGCTGCCTGATAGGAACCAACGGCACGGACATGCACAGCCGCTTCGGTGCAGGGGACAAGGATGCATCGATGGGCTGGTACATCATCGTCGGTACGATGCCAATCGTGATTGCCGGTGTGCTATTCCAGAAGCGCATCGAAACAAGTCTTCGCAATCTGTGGGTTACGGTTTCCGTATTGATCATCTTTGGCCTGCTGCTGTGGTATTTCGATGCTAAGAGCAAGCAGATCAAGAAGCTTGACGATATGAACATGAAGGAAGCGGCACTCTTTGGCGTAGGCCAGATGCTTGCCCTCATTCCGGGTGTCTCGCGTTCCGGCGGAACCATCACCTTTGGTCGCGCCATGGGTTACACGCGTGAAGCTGCGGCGCGCGTCAGCTTCCTGATGGCAATACCAGCCGTTTTCGGAGCGGCCGTCCTCGAAACGATCAAAGCGATTGGCGATGCAAGCTCAGAGCCTGGATTCCCCGGTTGGGGCGCTACTATCTGCGCCACCATCGTCAGCTTCATTGTCGGCTACATGGTGATCATCGCGTTCCTGAAGATCATCTCAACCTTCTCATACAAGGGCTTTGCAATCTATAGAATCGTAGTGGCAGTCATTGTCGCCATTCTGTTGATTGCCGGTGTCATTCTTCCGCTCGCGGGCCCACAAAGCTGA
- a CDS encoding PAC2 family protein, with product MSEETFQTRRVLVSAFEGWNDACQAASNVVRHLIDMYDSHEVARISCDGFYDYQSTRPMMCFVQGRGRIVWPETTFYEIHIDDSHSILAEVGPEPNYRWMEYCHQNLHIAEEYDIDRIITVGSMFADCPHTRALPIDVYSGDCDCNCSGADDHCGPVGITTVLDSIAEDHGFETDSVWVSVPQYLGSDECAQGTLQLLHKLSQLLGVSLNEGDLPSKGKRWKAQASMLLSCNDDLADYVKRLERQVDTKTLADESDAMTADEARELIAEAEAYLQREQKKDNHKGHQGPDYPDSATGNALSE from the coding sequence GTGAGTGAAGAAACTTTCCAAACCAGACGCGTACTCGTATCAGCCTTCGAAGGCTGGAATGACGCATGCCAGGCTGCTTCCAACGTCGTGCGTCACCTCATTGACATGTACGACTCACACGAGGTTGCCCGCATCAGCTGCGATGGCTTCTATGACTACCAGAGCACACGCCCCATGATGTGCTTTGTACAGGGACGGGGCAGAATAGTCTGGCCGGAAACGACCTTCTATGAGATTCACATTGACGACAGCCACAGCATCTTGGCCGAGGTCGGTCCAGAACCAAATTATCGCTGGATGGAATACTGCCACCAGAATCTTCATATTGCTGAGGAATACGACATTGATCGCATCATCACTGTGGGTTCGATGTTCGCAGACTGCCCCCATACCCGTGCGTTGCCCATCGATGTATATTCCGGCGACTGTGACTGCAACTGTTCGGGAGCGGACGATCACTGCGGTCCTGTAGGCATCACGACAGTCCTTGACTCCATCGCTGAGGATCATGGTTTCGAAACGGATTCAGTATGGGTTTCGGTTCCGCAGTATCTTGGCAGCGATGAATGCGCGCAGGGGACGTTGCAGTTGCTGCACAAGCTTTCGCAGTTGCTCGGAGTCTCCCTGAACGAGGGAGATTTGCCATCCAAGGGCAAGCGATGGAAGGCTCAGGCATCCATGTTGCTCAGCTGCAACGATGACCTGGCGGATTATGTCAAGCGCTTGGAACGGCAGGTAGATACGAAGACTCTCGCTGACGAAAGTGACGCGATGACTGCGGATGAGGCTCGTGAGCTCATAGCCGAAGCCGAGGCATATCTGCAGCGAGAACAGAAAAAGGATAATCATAAAGGTCATCAAGGCCCTGATTATCCTGATTCTGCTACCGGAAACGCTCTTTCTGAATAG
- a CDS encoding MerR family transcriptional regulator: MNMEFSIHEVAELTGITTRMLRYYDAIGVLKPSSKSYHGSRQYDEPALIRLQQILLFRDLGLDLSTIQQVLDRQTDERKALRSHVNMLHQEKERLTRQIAAVERTLLSLEKGEHIMTDTMFDGFDNHAQYQEEVERRWGKEAYERSDSWWNTMNDTDKSQWKSKLAQLNADWEHAAHDSTVTPQSDTAQLLAERHVDWLRGIPGTPANDPDGDVYGYVKGLAAMYVADKRFAHNYGGLAGATFVRDTLLIWVKQHQQ, from the coding sequence ATGAATATGGAGTTTTCAATACATGAGGTCGCTGAGCTGACAGGCATTACCACACGAATGCTTCGCTATTACGATGCCATTGGTGTGCTCAAACCGAGCAGCAAAAGTTATCACGGCTCTCGACAGTATGATGAACCGGCTCTGATCAGGCTGCAGCAGATTTTGCTCTTTCGTGATCTTGGTCTGGATTTGTCAACGATTCAACAGGTGTTGGATCGTCAGACAGACGAGAGGAAAGCCTTGCGCTCCCATGTAAACATGCTCCATCAAGAGAAGGAACGTTTGACCAGACAGATTGCCGCGGTTGAACGGACACTGCTCTCATTAGAAAAAGGAGAACACATCATGACAGACACTATGTTCGATGGTTTTGACAACCATGCGCAATACCAGGAAGAGGTGGAACGACGCTGGGGAAAGGAAGCCTATGAGCGTTCCGATTCCTGGTGGAACACCATGAACGACACAGATAAATCCCAGTGGAAGAGCAAGCTCGCACAGTTGAACGCGGATTGGGAGCACGCCGCACACGATTCGACCGTCACGCCACAGTCAGACACGGCGCAGCTCCTTGCGGAACGCCATGTTGACTGGCTGCGAGGAATTCCGGGAACCCCTGCCAATGATCCAGATGGCGATGTGTATGGGTATGTTAAGGGACTTGCGGCCATGTATGTTGCCGACAAACGTTTTGCACACAATTATGGTGGCTTGGCAGGCGCTACCTTTGTTCGAGACACCTTGCTTATCTGGGTCAAGCAACATCAGCAGTGA
- a CDS encoding DUF1684 domain-containing protein, producing MTYDHTEQSFQKWHAQRVTDLNAPYGWLSLVSQDWIRPNEALRIDRVPGTWQVVNDDVVYTPDPTATIPVYIDGKAASGPTVVKQGYNERASSIGSAVDTVYGDLIVENITRSNEQGERIWAIRVRDPKESAAKQFDHLDTYPWDADWIIPATFERTAENPYGAATVEHGVLEDSLHIGTVHVTVDGQDYALSVSGHRHGDGSVSGIVHFRDTTNGTETYGAGRHIPLSPEELESLTSLDFNAAISFPCAFTNWVTCPLPPLGNTIASAITAGEKKAPIIVERVQTYIKE from the coding sequence ATGACATACGACCATACTGAGCAAAGTTTCCAGAAGTGGCATGCTCAACGGGTCACAGATCTCAATGCGCCATACGGTTGGCTGTCCTTGGTGAGCCAGGATTGGATCCGTCCGAACGAAGCGTTACGCATTGACCGTGTTCCCGGCACATGGCAGGTGGTGAATGATGATGTCGTGTACACGCCTGATCCAACAGCCACCATCCCTGTATATATTGACGGCAAGGCAGCGAGCGGACCCACTGTGGTCAAGCAGGGGTACAATGAGCGCGCCTCATCGATCGGTTCCGCGGTGGATACAGTGTATGGCGATCTGATCGTTGAAAACATCACCCGCAGCAATGAGCAGGGCGAGCGTATCTGGGCGATTCGTGTGCGTGACCCCAAGGAGTCGGCCGCGAAACAATTCGACCATCTTGACACCTATCCCTGGGATGCTGATTGGATTATTCCAGCCACATTCGAACGTACGGCAGAAAACCCGTATGGTGCTGCAACCGTTGAGCATGGTGTGTTGGAAGACAGCCTGCATATCGGAACTGTGCATGTGACGGTTGATGGACAGGACTATGCCTTGTCGGTCTCCGGGCATCGTCACGGCGATGGCAGCGTCAGCGGTATCGTACACTTCCGAGACACCACCAACGGTACGGAAACATACGGAGCCGGACGTCACATACCGCTGTCGCCTGAAGAACTGGAATCTCTGACATCTCTTGACTTCAACGCGGCGATTTCCTTCCCCTGCGCCTTCACCAACTGGGTGACGTGCCCCCTGCCGCCCCTCGGCAACACCATCGCAAGTGCAATAACAGCAGGGGAAAAGAAAGCTCCGATTATCGTCGAGCGCGTCCAGACTTACATCAAGGAGTAA
- a CDS encoding M50 family metallopeptidase, with product MNIVHTTLHTIVESSLTQAPAAGVGTLALSLLIAICCVSIRPVWHIARNLITIIHEGGHALIALCSGRRLGSVRLHADTSGETVSFGKSHGIAYVVTAMAGYPAPAVLGIAASLLAARGYVSATLWILVALMFALLIRVRNMYGIIVIMVTASLVVGISWWADIRVQTIAAHSLAWFLILGSIRPLLELQSQRARGQSHGSDADSLDAATRIPGLVWIILWMLWSLFALWIAAAWMTRSVGGITPFAHSVLTLSRLGVLLQH from the coding sequence ATGAACATTGTTCATACCACTCTTCATACCATTGTGGAGAGTTCCCTGACGCAAGCTCCTGCCGCTGGAGTGGGAACGCTGGCGTTGAGCCTGCTCATAGCCATATGCTGCGTAAGTATCCGCCCTGTGTGGCATATAGCACGCAACCTGATAACCATCATTCATGAGGGCGGTCATGCGCTGATTGCCCTATGCTCTGGAAGACGGCTCGGAAGCGTTCGACTGCACGCGGACACTTCGGGAGAGACCGTCAGTTTTGGCAAATCGCACGGCATTGCGTATGTGGTGACTGCAATGGCTGGATATCCGGCACCGGCAGTTCTCGGCATTGCCGCATCGCTGCTTGCCGCACGGGGATATGTGTCCGCAACGCTGTGGATTCTTGTGGCGTTGATGTTCGCGCTGCTGATACGGGTACGCAACATGTATGGGATCATCGTCATCATGGTGACCGCATCACTGGTCGTCGGCATTTCATGGTGGGCAGACATCCGTGTCCAAACAATTGCGGCGCACAGTCTGGCGTGGTTTCTGATACTCGGTTCCATACGTCCCCTGTTGGAACTGCAATCCCAGCGGGCGCGCGGACAATCGCATGGTTCCGATGCCGACAGTCTCGACGCGGCAACTCGGATACCGGGCCTCGTCTGGATTATCTTATGGATGCTCTGGTCCTTGTTTGCCCTGTGGATTGCGGCGGCATGGATGACGCGCTCCGTCGGCGGTATCACACCATTCGCCCACTCGGTACTTACCTTGTCACGATTAGGGGTCCTGCTGCAGCACTGA
- a CDS encoding TetR/AcrR family transcriptional regulator: MPKVVDHDKRRMSIVRAYLELVGERGMPEANSRALAQKMGISNSLLWRYFDDMNQLIEQAYRTITEDTNARIQRSVHGRCGVEAFNRALDEIFPISYESRIEAKIAVSFWGLTVATRSQAPVTLHEIGEWSQLLSSFLEQAIERGEIAATTPVLAIVRMALATGIQAQVEFALTLSESIAKDLRNSVHDMLSIVAV; encoded by the coding sequence ATGCCCAAAGTTGTGGATCATGACAAGCGTCGCATGAGCATTGTCAGAGCCTATCTTGAGCTGGTTGGCGAAAGGGGCATGCCTGAAGCCAATTCACGGGCTTTGGCCCAGAAAATGGGCATTTCGAACAGCCTGTTGTGGCGATATTTTGACGATATGAACCAGCTCATCGAACAGGCATATCGTACCATCACCGAGGACACCAATGCACGGATTCAACGCTCGGTTCACGGCAGGTGCGGAGTGGAAGCATTCAATCGAGCACTTGACGAGATTTTTCCAATTTCATATGAGTCCCGAATCGAGGCCAAGATCGCAGTGAGCTTCTGGGGACTGACCGTAGCGACCAGAAGTCAGGCGCCTGTGACACTTCATGAGATAGGTGAGTGGTCGCAACTGCTGTCGTCCTTCTTGGAGCAGGCTATTGAGCGCGGGGAAATCGCTGCAACTACGCCAGTGCTTGCCATAGTCCGCATGGCTTTGGCGACGGGCATTCAGGCTCAGGTCGAGTTTGCGCTCACGCTGTCTGAATCGATTGCCAAGGATTTGCGCAACTCGGTGCATGACATGCTCTCCATTGTCGCCGTATAA
- a CDS encoding APC family permease, which produces MSISNTSDEGLSAASPSSQPAALSGSLGVGSIVFMVVAAAAPLTVIGGGTPVGILLGNGSGFPTTYIVAGIALALFSVGLSAMARFVPKAGAFFAYIGKGLNPTWGLGAAMLALISYTAIQISVYCLIGLQIAVALQSFSISIPWWVCSLGVLTVTALLGYRHIDMSSKVLGVLLVGEIAVIVVLSVVIFATGGASGIHVGPSFSPSAFVSGSPGVAFMFGIASFIGFESTAIYRSEAKNPDTTIPRATYIACAFASILYVFASWALVTAWGYDSVVEVAGSTLEAGNMLQMTGERYVGGWYAAVISVLLITSLFACVLSFHNVLARYMHAMGNAGALPRALAQTHRKHHSPAVASLVQTATALLALGIIAASNMDPYAQGFTWFSGVATAGFVTLMLLTCASVIVFFARQKQLKANLWQRNIAPALGGTILTVFLVMIVMNFPLLVGDSDAAGNPQAGVLTYGLLGLLLAFFAAGVVQALILKAQSPERYNTMLEFIS; this is translated from the coding sequence ATGAGCATTAGCAATACTTCAGATGAAGGTCTGTCAGCAGCGTCCCCATCTTCTCAACCGGCAGCCCTTTCAGGATCACTCGGCGTGGGATCCATAGTATTCATGGTGGTGGCCGCAGCGGCACCGCTTACGGTTATCGGCGGAGGTACCCCGGTAGGTATTCTCTTGGGCAATGGGTCGGGATTCCCCACAACATATATCGTTGCAGGCATAGCTCTGGCCCTGTTTTCAGTCGGATTAAGTGCCATGGCACGTTTTGTGCCTAAAGCAGGCGCATTCTTTGCGTATATCGGAAAGGGACTGAATCCAACGTGGGGATTGGGAGCCGCCATGCTGGCACTGATCTCATACACGGCCATACAGATTTCCGTATATTGCCTTATCGGCTTGCAAATTGCTGTAGCACTGCAATCATTCTCGATTTCAATTCCATGGTGGGTGTGCTCACTGGGCGTGCTGACTGTGACAGCTCTTCTCGGGTATCGGCATATTGACATGAGTTCAAAGGTGCTGGGCGTGCTGCTGGTCGGTGAGATTGCGGTGATTGTGGTGCTGTCCGTAGTTATCTTCGCAACCGGAGGTGCAAGCGGCATACATGTTGGACCGTCATTCTCTCCATCGGCATTCGTATCCGGTTCACCGGGTGTTGCCTTCATGTTTGGCATTGCCAGCTTCATTGGGTTTGAATCAACGGCAATTTATCGCAGTGAAGCCAAGAATCCCGATACTACGATTCCTCGTGCCACCTATATTGCCTGTGCCTTCGCCAGCATCCTGTATGTCTTCGCATCTTGGGCACTCGTAACCGCCTGGGGTTACGACTCGGTGGTAGAAGTGGCAGGATCGACGCTCGAAGCCGGCAACATGCTGCAGATGACCGGCGAGCGATATGTTGGCGGATGGTATGCAGCCGTGATCAGCGTATTGCTCATCACGAGCCTGTTCGCCTGCGTGCTGAGTTTTCATAACGTTCTGGCACGGTATATGCATGCGATGGGCAACGCAGGTGCCTTGCCGCGCGCCCTTGCCCAAACGCATCGGAAGCACCATTCACCTGCCGTGGCATCGCTCGTGCAAACGGCCACAGCACTGCTGGCGCTGGGCATCATTGCAGCCAGCAACATGGATCCATATGCACAGGGGTTCACCTGGTTCTCAGGCGTGGCCACGGCAGGATTCGTGACGCTCATGCTGCTCACATGCGCCAGCGTGATCGTATTTTTTGCAAGGCAGAAGCAATTGAAGGCAAATCTGTGGCAGCGAAACATTGCACCGGCTTTGGGCGGAACCATTCTCACTGTTTTTCTGGTGATGATCGTGATGAATTTTCCGCTGCTTGTCGGTGACAGTGATGCTGCGGGTAATCCCCAGGCGGGTGTGCTGACATATGGCCTGCTTGGTCTGTTGCTTGCATTCTTTGCTGCTGGCGTTGTTCAAGCGCTCATTCTCAAGGCACAGAGTCCAGAACGGTACAACACGATGCTCGAATTCATCTCGTGA
- a CDS encoding aspartate aminotransferase family protein — MNDVKTVYPDFITLDESLALNSKRVEELQLAHMNQYRTQIGLSAGLTFDIVKAEGCHMWDSDGNKRLDFIGCVGVYVLGHNNPRIRDAVLRYLETNPLTMDPMALKPVTAAFAHNMALVTPELTRTVINGGGGAEANEVILKMCRIASARTKTGKTRIVSTLNSFHGKTTGAVNAGGKDVWRRWQTPVPGHVYVPYGDVEAVEEEFKKNDVIMFIAEPIQGEGGIVVPPDDYFYKIRELCDKYDVYMVLDEVQAGSCRTGYIWAHQYYQGLVPDAFTFAKGISDGVLPVSGVQVKEELYMAAYGSFDSAMMHTATYQDNNISAAVALSSLQFMIENDVAGQIRERSAYVWNELELIRQSYPTALEEVRGRGFMIGLKFGKDEDGVGYANAIGTILAQKHRVHTMTSINDDTILRVYPNIATTQEDFDWFLQALKSSIAEVVQA, encoded by the coding sequence ATGAATGATGTGAAAACCGTGTACCCCGATTTCATCACCCTTGATGAATCGCTTGCACTGAATTCTAAGCGTGTAGAAGAGTTGCAACTCGCTCATATGAACCAATATCGAACGCAGATTGGCCTTTCTGCAGGACTGACCTTTGACATCGTCAAGGCAGAAGGCTGCCATATGTGGGATTCGGATGGCAACAAGCGTCTCGATTTCATTGGTTGCGTGGGCGTTTACGTTCTAGGTCATAACAATCCACGAATACGCGATGCCGTACTGCGATACCTTGAAACGAATCCGCTCACCATGGATCCCATGGCACTCAAGCCCGTGACAGCCGCATTCGCACACAATATGGCACTGGTCACTCCCGAACTGACGCGAACCGTCATCAATGGCGGAGGGGGAGCCGAAGCGAACGAAGTGATACTCAAGATGTGCCGTATCGCTTCTGCGCGCACCAAAACAGGCAAGACAAGAATCGTATCCACACTCAACTCCTTCCATGGCAAGACCACAGGTGCCGTCAATGCCGGTGGCAAGGATGTGTGGCGACGCTGGCAGACCCCGGTTCCGGGACATGTCTATGTGCCGTATGGCGATGTCGAGGCCGTTGAAGAGGAGTTCAAGAAGAACGATGTCATCATGTTCATCGCTGAACCCATTCAAGGTGAGGGGGGCATTGTCGTGCCACCAGACGACTACTTCTACAAGATTCGCGAGCTCTGCGACAAATATGACGTGTATATGGTGCTTGATGAAGTGCAGGCGGGGTCTTGCCGCACCGGTTACATTTGGGCCCACCAGTATTATCAGGGTCTCGTGCCAGATGCCTTCACCTTTGCGAAAGGCATCTCCGATGGCGTGCTGCCGGTTTCGGGCGTGCAAGTCAAGGAAGAGCTGTATATGGCTGCATATGGTTCCTTCGACAGCGCCATGATGCATACGGCAACATATCAGGACAACAATATATCTGCTGCCGTTGCATTGAGTTCGCTGCAATTCATGATTGAAAACGACGTAGCCGGCCAGATACGTGAACGCAGCGCTTATGTATGGAATGAATTGGAGCTCATCCGTCAGTCGTATCCGACGGCATTGGAAGAAGTGCGCGGACGCGGTTTCATGATCGGTCTGAAATTCGGTAAGGACGAAGACGGCGTCGGCTATGCGAATGCCATTGGCACAATACTTGCGCAAAAACATCGCGTCCACACCATGACATCGATCAATGACGACACCATTCTGCGCGTATACCCCAACATCGCCACCACGCAGGAAGATTTCGATTGGTTCTTGCAGGCTCTCAAATCATCGATTGCCGAGGTTGTGCAAGCCTGA
- a CDS encoding GntR family transcriptional regulator has protein sequence MDEKLTAHNRHQCDGGGEAMGKSCLLVQRISAYIIDEQFRPDERLGTERELAERFGVTRSELRCALETMETQHQVKRIIGRKGGVVVADNRLERNLNSIDSMREIARKQSFNLTTQVINKRMRNAEPYERRTFGMQQGQDDRVYCITRLRRIDTQPVCAETSVVPVALFPNIIHMNLDSMAALFSDVFHMPPHSSQESLETVTANSAIASLLALHANDMIMRVTRLSLNTHSRVFEIGSECYRPERVRFHLNKLGYVRHSGVGAYSA, from the coding sequence ATGGATGAAAAACTTACTGCGCATAATCGGCATCAATGCGACGGAGGAGGTGAAGCAATGGGAAAGAGTTGTTTGCTGGTTCAACGCATCAGCGCGTACATTATCGACGAACAGTTCAGACCTGATGAACGGTTGGGGACGGAACGTGAACTTGCAGAGCGGTTCGGTGTCACTCGCAGCGAATTGCGTTGTGCACTTGAGACTATGGAAACACAGCATCAGGTCAAACGTATTATCGGACGCAAAGGGGGAGTGGTCGTTGCAGACAACCGTCTGGAACGTAACCTGAACTCCATAGATTCGATGCGTGAGATAGCGCGAAAGCAGTCGTTCAACCTTACGACTCAAGTGATCAATAAGCGAATGCGCAATGCAGAGCCTTACGAACGCAGAACGTTTGGTATGCAGCAAGGCCAGGATGATCGCGTATATTGCATTACTCGATTGCGACGAATCGACACCCAGCCGGTATGCGCTGAAACTTCAGTGGTGCCAGTTGCCTTATTTCCCAACATCATTCACATGAACCTCGATTCGATGGCAGCACTGTTCAGTGACGTGTTTCATATGCCACCCCACTCCAGCCAGGAATCTCTGGAAACAGTCACTGCAAATAGTGCCATTGCATCATTGTTGGCTCTTCATGCGAACGATATGATTATGCGCGTGACCCGACTGTCGTTGAACACTCATTCACGCGTTTTCGAAATTGGCAGTGAATGCTACCGCCCCGAAAGAGTACGCTTCCATCTCAATAAATTAGGCTACGTTCGTCACTCAGGGGTTGGCGCATATTCCGCCTAA
- a CDS encoding MoaF C-terminal domain-containing protein, translated as MTVNTQDSATWLPLSGLEPGFNENKATSVPTDHVDGTTLTTRNDAGTTIRHVFRNGLLEWDIQDGQQSGVDAYEAFMVDDGLLYVQVHHRDIPDEAVAIIFDLRAGTCLSVLNCAGRTPQGSEPGHTGVSQSFIPSIIVEHEGERGPLPHPTNALIGRRVRWEYSESHTYEHVYINSEWYTWHCISGPERGQADTDLCTYYEIRKGIYVFAWREKVIPCASVTVADHRDVSNIRSWGMLFGPDDRKEGYIHFTFGAKGHLTSINSY; from the coding sequence ATGACGGTCAACACACAGGACAGTGCCACATGGCTACCGTTAAGTGGACTTGAGCCAGGCTTCAACGAAAATAAGGCGACAAGCGTTCCGACTGACCATGTGGATGGCACCACACTCACCACCCGGAATGATGCGGGGACTACCATACGGCATGTATTTCGCAATGGGCTTTTGGAATGGGACATCCAAGATGGCCAGCAGTCAGGAGTGGACGCATATGAGGCGTTTATGGTCGATGATGGACTGCTCTATGTACAAGTACATCACCGTGACATTCCAGACGAAGCCGTTGCAATCATCTTTGATCTTCGTGCAGGCACATGTCTGTCGGTTTTGAACTGTGCAGGTAGAACGCCACAAGGGTCCGAACCAGGACACACCGGAGTGTCCCAGAGCTTCATACCCTCCATCATTGTGGAGCATGAAGGCGAGCGTGGACCCCTACCGCATCCAACCAATGCTCTGATTGGACGTCGCGTGCGTTGGGAATACAGCGAAAGCCACACTTACGAACATGTGTACATTAATTCCGAATGGTACACATGGCACTGCATCTCCGGTCCTGAACGAGGACAGGCAGATACGGATCTGTGCACGTATTACGAGATTCGCAAAGGCATCTACGTATTTGCTTGGCGGGAGAAGGTAATCCCATGTGCAAGCGTCACCGTTGCGGATCACAGGGATGTAAGCAATATCAGATCTTGGGGGATGCTGTTCGGTCCAGACGACCGCAAGGAAGGATACATCCATTTCACCTTCGGCGCGAAGGGCCATCTCACTTCAATCAATTCGTACTAG
- a CDS encoding SDR family NAD(P)-dependent oxidoreductase, with the protein MHDAAADSPDHYEHNVRPVVIITGGGSGIGQECARHLAAHQWEVVIAGRRAQALEHVSNEIGATAVTCDIESPQQCEELINTVAARFGRLDGLVLSASASFAGPFNSLSHERWSTTVQTNIVGNADLCRQALPLLAKSQGSIVAVSSLAALRASSYMSAYAASKAGLSMLIQSLAVEFGSKGVRANAVCPCWVRTDMADRSMELLMQRHGIDLDEAYRIACAYVPLQRPARADEISPLVSFLLSSQASFINGAIIPVDGGASAVDVGALGFRS; encoded by the coding sequence ATGCATGACGCAGCCGCTGATTCACCAGATCATTATGAGCACAATGTTCGTCCTGTCGTCATAATCACCGGCGGGGGGAGCGGTATCGGACAGGAGTGCGCACGTCACCTTGCAGCACACCAATGGGAAGTTGTCATCGCTGGACGGAGGGCGCAGGCTCTTGAACATGTATCAAACGAAATCGGTGCCACCGCTGTCACATGCGACATTGAGAGTCCCCAGCAGTGTGAGGAGCTCATCAACACAGTTGCCGCACGATTTGGCAGGCTTGACGGTTTAGTACTATCCGCCAGCGCGTCATTCGCCGGTCCTTTCAATTCGCTGTCTCACGAACGGTGGAGCACAACGGTGCAGACAAATATTGTCGGTAATGCCGATCTATGCCGTCAGGCATTACCTCTACTTGCCAAGTCTCAGGGATCCATTGTCGCGGTCTCATCTCTTGCAGCTCTGCGAGCATCGTCGTACATGAGTGCCTATGCAGCTTCAAAAGCTGGTTTGAGCATGTTGATTCAATCGCTCGCGGTTGAATTCGGCAGTAAAGGTGTCAGGGCCAATGCCGTATGCCCCTGCTGGGTGCGAACAGACATGGCAGACCGTTCCATGGAACTGCTCATGCAGCGTCATGGGATTGATCTTGACGAAGCATATCGGATTGCATGTGCTTACGTTCCTTTGCAAAGGCCTGCACGGGCGGATGAAATATCTCCTCTTGTGTCATTTCTCCTGTCGTCTCAGGCATCATTCATAAACGGTGCCATCATTCCGGTCGATGGTGGAGCCAGCGCGGTCGATGTCGGAGCATTGGGATTTCGCTCATGA